In Dyadobacter subterraneus, a single genomic region encodes these proteins:
- a CDS encoding response regulator transcription factor — protein sequence MNILVIEDEERLAVLVKQGLEENGYATTLAYDGLIGKHLALKNDYDLIIMDIVLPYINGIDLCKEVRTVKPDIPILMLTALGTTNDKVEAFDAGADDYLVKPFDFRELQVRIRALTKRSGITAKQQDYILKYADLELNDQTKIVKRSQIEIVLTPKEFKLLEYMMQNSERVLSRAEIADKVWNTHFDTGTNFIDVYINYLRKKIDKNFDQKLIHTKSGMGFILRNGEL from the coding sequence ATGAATATTTTGGTTATTGAAGATGAAGAAAGATTAGCAGTTCTGGTAAAACAGGGACTGGAAGAAAATGGTTATGCCACAACTTTGGCATATGACGGGCTAATTGGAAAACATCTTGCACTGAAAAACGATTACGACCTAATTATCATGGACATAGTCCTACCCTATATTAATGGAATTGATTTGTGTAAAGAAGTCCGGACAGTAAAACCAGATATTCCAATTTTGATGCTTACTGCTCTGGGCACAACCAATGATAAGGTTGAAGCTTTTGATGCAGGTGCAGATGATTACCTTGTTAAACCTTTCGATTTCAGAGAGTTACAGGTTCGAATCAGGGCGTTGACGAAACGTAGCGGTATCACAGCAAAACAACAGGATTACATTTTAAAATATGCAGATCTTGAACTGAATGATCAGACAAAAATAGTTAAGCGCTCTCAAATTGAAATTGTATTGACGCCAAAGGAGTTTAAGTTATTGGAATATATGATGCAGAATAGTGAACGGGTTTTGTCAAGAGCAGAAATTGCAGATAAAGTCTGGAATACACATTTTGATACGGGCACTAACTTCATCGATGTTTACATCAATTACCTCAGAAAGAAAATTGACAAAAACTTTGATCAAAAACTGATTCATACCAAATCCGGAATGGGTTTTATTTTGAGAAACGGAGAATTATAA
- a CDS encoding efflux RND transporter permease subunit, with protein sequence MIKNLLFFSLRNRWVVISISFVLMGIGYWCFTQLKIEAYPDIADTNVIVIAQYPGRAAEEVEQQVTVPIERALQNTPNVLDRRSRTIFGLSVVQLTFKDGTDDYFARQQVLERVAAAELPDGVAPELAPLSTAVGEILRYVVEAPPTFSPTQLRDLQDWVIKPALLQVPGIADVTTFGGPLKQFHILTSPQKLVKYGLSLQNVMDAVDANNQNTGGNIISRGGQGFAVRGLGAIKTEEDIKNIVLKSANGVPVFLRDVATVEITPPPPSGVMGYTITKDSVDVSGGVEGIILLRRYENPSEVLKVLKQRMADLKETELPEGVTLRPLYDRSFLIDHSLETVAHTLFEGISIVIILLIFFLGSIRSALVVALTIPFSLLFAFILMRLTGIPANLLSLGAIDFGIIVDGACVMAEHLIRKYRTATVEEKQQGIVKITLLAAQEVGREIFFSVTIIILAYMPILLMTRVEGKLFSPMALTLAFAVIGSMLAALTFIPVLISFAYKKQLANPDKPMKEHKNFVLDGLAKGYAKIVAKFLTYYKSTVLIGFAVVMVLVLFGAKLGSEFLPTLDEGSIFLRGNFAAGITIQENASYAPKIRSIIAKYPQISFVITQSGRNDDGTDPFPANRNEILIGLKDYDLWAKEITKKELVQKIKADLQSQLPSVAFSSGQPIIDQVMEIVTGSAADLAISIVGDDLGMMRMKADSITKIVKETAGAENVNIEQEGPQEQLAININRQNAARFGINVADIQNMIEAAIGGKTISTLYDGTKRYDIVVRFLPEYRNSIDVIKNLQIPSLTGALIPMDQLADIHFIEGQTNIYRYGSKRMVTVRTNIRGRDQGGFVAELQKKLDAKIKVPKGYSIIYGGQYENLERAGKQLAFTIPLTIVMVFLFLFMLFKNLSHTMVTMSCILFALGGGIVALLMRGYYFNVSAGVGFVSIFGISVMAGVLLVSALNRAVLNTENDIRSNVLLASTEQLRALLSILVVAIIGLVPAAISSGIGSDVQRPLSTVIIGGLTSTLIFAPILLPPLYLWAERKRKVKVVTEDGDELKLE encoded by the coding sequence ATGATTAAGAACTTGCTTTTTTTTAGTTTGCGAAACAGATGGGTCGTTATTTCCATCAGTTTTGTACTTATGGGCATCGGTTACTGGTGCTTTACCCAGCTTAAAATCGAAGCTTACCCCGATATTGCAGATACAAACGTAATTGTGATCGCACAGTATCCTGGCCGGGCAGCGGAAGAAGTGGAACAACAGGTAACAGTTCCTATCGAACGCGCTTTACAAAATACACCTAATGTTTTGGATCGCAGAAGTCGTACTATTTTTGGACTTTCTGTTGTTCAGCTTACTTTCAAAGACGGAACTGATGATTATTTCGCAAGACAGCAGGTTTTGGAAAGAGTTGCAGCGGCTGAATTACCTGATGGTGTAGCACCGGAACTGGCTCCCCTATCTACGGCGGTAGGCGAAATCTTGCGTTACGTTGTTGAGGCGCCGCCAACTTTTAGTCCTACACAATTGAGAGATTTGCAGGATTGGGTTATTAAACCTGCTTTGTTACAAGTACCTGGCATTGCGGATGTTACAACTTTCGGTGGTCCGTTAAAACAATTCCATATTTTAACTTCGCCTCAAAAACTGGTTAAGTATGGTCTCTCCTTGCAAAACGTAATGGATGCCGTAGATGCCAATAATCAGAATACCGGTGGCAATATTATTTCCCGCGGTGGACAAGGCTTTGCAGTTCGTGGCTTGGGAGCGATTAAGACAGAGGAAGATATCAAAAATATCGTTTTGAAATCGGCCAACGGTGTTCCGGTTTTTCTTCGTGATGTTGCAACGGTTGAAATAACACCACCACCTCCAAGTGGCGTGATGGGTTACACTATTACCAAAGACAGCGTAGATGTAAGCGGCGGTGTTGAGGGAATTATCCTTTTGCGCCGTTATGAAAACCCAAGTGAAGTCTTGAAAGTATTGAAACAAAGAATGGCGGATTTGAAGGAGACCGAACTTCCGGAAGGTGTTACTTTACGTCCTTTATATGATAGAAGTTTCCTTATTGATCACTCTCTTGAAACAGTTGCCCACACACTTTTTGAAGGAATTTCAATCGTAATTATTCTATTGATTTTCTTCCTGGGAAGTATTAGAAGTGCGTTGGTTGTGGCGTTGACAATTCCGTTCTCATTGTTATTTGCTTTTATATTGATGCGTTTGACAGGAATTCCTGCCAACCTTCTTTCTCTTGGTGCGATTGACTTTGGTATCATCGTGGATGGAGCCTGCGTAATGGCTGAGCACCTAATACGCAAATACAGAACGGCTACGGTTGAGGAAAAACAACAGGGAATTGTCAAGATTACTTTGCTTGCTGCTCAGGAAGTTGGACGTGAAATTTTCTTCTCCGTTACAATCATTATTTTAGCCTACATGCCGATTTTGTTGATGACACGTGTGGAAGGAAAATTGTTCTCTCCAATGGCTTTAACACTTGCTTTTGCCGTAATTGGGTCAATGCTGGCAGCATTAACTTTTATACCAGTGTTAATTTCCTTCGCTTACAAGAAACAATTGGCAAATCCGGATAAACCTATGAAAGAACATAAGAATTTTGTTCTTGATGGTTTGGCAAAAGGTTACGCGAAAATTGTAGCAAAATTCTTGACCTATTACAAATCCACCGTATTAATTGGTTTTGCTGTTGTCATGGTTCTGGTGCTTTTTGGAGCAAAATTGGGATCTGAATTCCTCCCGACTCTGGATGAAGGTTCGATCTTTTTAAGAGGAAATTTTGCGGCTGGGATTACCATTCAGGAAAATGCAAGTTACGCGCCGAAGATCAGAAGTATCATTGCAAAATATCCACAGATATCTTTTGTGATCACACAATCCGGACGTAATGATGATGGCACGGATCCATTTCCGGCCAACAGAAATGAAATCCTGATCGGTTTGAAAGATTATGATCTGTGGGCCAAAGAGATTACGAAAAAAGAGCTTGTTCAGAAAATCAAAGCTGATCTGCAATCACAATTGCCGTCGGTTGCCTTCTCTTCCGGTCAGCCTATTATTGACCAGGTTATGGAAATTGTGACTGGTAGTGCTGCCGATCTTGCTATTTCTATTGTCGGCGATGATTTGGGTATGATGCGTATGAAAGCGGATAGCATCACAAAAATTGTGAAAGAAACCGCTGGTGCTGAAAACGTTAATATTGAACAGGAAGGTCCGCAGGAACAATTAGCCATCAATATAAATCGCCAGAATGCTGCGCGTTTTGGAATAAATGTTGCGGATATCCAGAATATGATTGAGGCTGCGATTGGTGGTAAAACCATATCGACCTTGTATGACGGAACAAAACGTTACGATATTGTTGTACGTTTTTTGCCGGAATATAGAAATTCAATTGATGTAATTAAAAATCTTCAAATTCCATCGCTGACAGGCGCTTTGATTCCTATGGATCAGTTGGCAGACATTCACTTTATTGAAGGTCAGACTAACATTTATCGCTATGGAAGCAAACGAATGGTGACCGTTCGTACCAATATCAGAGGTCGTGACCAGGGAGGTTTTGTTGCTGAATTACAGAAAAAACTGGATGCCAAAATCAAGGTTCCAAAAGGTTACAGCATAATTTACGGTGGTCAGTATGAGAACCTTGAACGTGCAGGAAAACAATTGGCATTCACAATTCCGCTTACAATCGTTATGGTATTTTTGTTCCTGTTTATGTTGTTCAAAAATCTTTCACATACCATGGTTACCATGAGTTGCATACTGTTCGCATTAGGCGGAGGAATTGTGGCTTTGCTGATGCGTGGTTATTATTTCAACGTGTCGGCCGGTGTTGGATTTGTTAGTATTTTCGGCATATCGGTTATGGCCGGCGTATTGCTTGTTTCCGCATTAAACCGGGCTGTTTTGAATACTGAAAATGATATCAGAAGCAATGTTTTGCTGGCTTCTACCGAACAGCTTCGGGCACTATTATCAATCCTTGTGGTAGCGATTATCGGTCTTGTCCCGGCTGCTATTTCTTCGGGAATTGGTTCAGATGTTCAGCGCCCATTATCGACCGTAATTATCGGTGGATTAACCAGTACGCTTATTTTCGCTCCAATATTATTGCCACCGCTTTACTTATGGGCTGAGAGAAAGAGAAAAGTAAAAGTTGTTACCGAAGATGGAGACGAATTGAAACTTGAATAA
- a CDS encoding HAMP domain-containing sensor histidine kinase, protein MKIRTKLSVLFTVLTAAILLVFASLVYYSAYQNRENEFFKRLHQETITKANLFFAAKVDAHTLQTIYKNNMETINEVQVAIFDTNSDLLYHDAADIDAVKETRQMMKTIMNRKYIRFYQGDWQAVGLLFTYENKKYIITASAYDKYGYSKLRYLRETIWLMFVCSILVIYAAGRFFSKRALKPVTEIVNKVRNITASNLDLRLDNAEGKDELAELASTFNGVLDRIENSFEAQKQFVSNISHEVRTPLAVLTAELELSTYKERSVAEYKKVISNTLIDARRLSKLSDSLLDFAKASYDPSEIGFKQVRIDEILLDARQKVQKENPKYLIDIHYEKEFETDSEISIVGNEYLLNVAFANLLENGGKFSNNPETTVEINFKEEKVILMFSDNGIGISNEDLELIFTPFFRGNNKKFAEGNGVGLSLTQKIIALHKGTISVSSEIGKGTIFTVVLPHL, encoded by the coding sequence ATGAAAATCCGCACGAAACTAAGCGTACTTTTTACAGTATTGACGGCCGCAATTTTGCTTGTATTCGCATCTTTGGTTTATTATTCTGCTTATCAAAACCGTGAAAATGAGTTTTTTAAAAGGCTTCATCAGGAAACGATAACGAAGGCAAATCTTTTTTTTGCCGCGAAAGTAGATGCACATACCTTGCAGACTATTTACAAAAACAATATGGAAACTATCAACGAAGTCCAGGTAGCTATTTTTGATACAAATTCAGATTTGCTCTATCACGATGCTGCCGATATTGATGCAGTAAAAGAAACAAGGCAAATGATGAAAACCATTATGAATCGGAAATACATCAGGTTTTATCAAGGTGACTGGCAGGCGGTAGGGCTTCTTTTTACATACGAAAATAAAAAATATATCATCACAGCATCTGCCTATGATAAATACGGTTATAGCAAACTCCGGTATTTACGTGAGACAATTTGGCTGATGTTTGTTTGTTCAATTTTGGTAATTTATGCAGCGGGAAGATTTTTTTCCAAAAGAGCATTAAAACCGGTAACCGAAATTGTGAACAAGGTCAGAAATATCACAGCATCCAATCTTGATTTACGCCTTGATAACGCAGAAGGTAAAGATGAACTGGCAGAACTGGCATCTACTTTTAACGGTGTTCTGGACCGGATTGAAAATTCTTTTGAGGCTCAAAAACAGTTTGTTTCAAACATATCCCACGAGGTCAGGACGCCGCTGGCAGTGCTTACGGCAGAGCTGGAATTGTCTACGTATAAAGAACGTAGTGTAGCTGAATATAAAAAAGTGATCAGTAACACCTTGATTGATGCAAGACGTTTATCCAAACTTTCTGATAGTCTCCTGGATTTTGCAAAGGCCAGTTATGATCCATCTGAAATTGGTTTTAAACAGGTTAGGATAGATGAAATATTACTCGATGCCAGACAGAAGGTGCAGAAGGAAAATCCCAAGTATCTGATTGATATTCATTATGAAAAAGAATTTGAAACCGACAGTGAGATATCGATAGTAGGGAATGAGTATTTATTGAATGTGGCATTTGCAAATTTGTTGGAGAACGGAGGGAAGTTTTCAAACAATCCGGAAACAACTGTTGAGATTAATTTTAAAGAAGAAAAAGTTATTTTAATGTTTTCTGATAATGGAATAGGAATTTCTAATGAAGATTTAGAATTAATTTTCACTCCTTTTTTTAGAGGAAATAATAAAAAATTTGCTGAGGGAAACGGTGTGGGCCTCTCCCTCACCCAGAAAATTATCGCCCTCCATAAAGGTACTATCTCCGTTTCTTCCGAAATTGGCAAAGGGACAATTTTTACGGTAGTACTCCCCCACTTGTAA
- a CDS encoding hydroxypyruvate isomerase family protein yields the protein MKSTSNRRTALKNLIAGAGVLSLPLSMTNVMAASENALGPKLNGKINHSVCRWCYSKIPLETLAQEAKKIGLKSIELCGPEEWPVLKKYGLTCALPWGEGLTKSLDQGFNDPKNHAELIKGFEDIIPKVQAAGYNQIICFSGNRRGMSDVDGMMNCAIGLRKLMPIAEKHNVTLVMELLNSKVNHKDYMCDNTAWGAGLCEMVGSEKFKLLYDIYHMQIMEGDVIATIRKYHKYIAHYHTGGVPGRNEIDETQELYYPAIMKAITETGYKGFVGQEFVPSRKDDIASLKQGVTICDIA from the coding sequence ATGAAAAGTACATCCAACAGACGTACAGCACTAAAAAATCTCATAGCAGGCGCTGGCGTTTTGAGCTTACCGTTATCGATGACGAACGTAATGGCTGCCTCGGAAAATGCCCTGGGACCTAAATTGAATGGGAAAATAAATCACTCGGTGTGCCGCTGGTGTTACAGTAAAATTCCATTGGAAACGCTGGCTCAGGAAGCTAAGAAGATCGGTCTGAAATCTATTGAATTATGTGGTCCGGAAGAATGGCCTGTTCTTAAAAAATATGGATTGACTTGTGCGCTTCCCTGGGGAGAAGGATTGACCAAAAGTCTGGATCAGGGATTTAACGATCCAAAAAATCATGCGGAACTGATCAAGGGTTTTGAAGATATTATTCCCAAAGTACAGGCAGCGGGTTATAATCAGATTATTTGTTTCTCAGGAAACCGCCGTGGCATGAGTGATGTGGATGGTATGATGAATTGCGCTATTGGACTGAGAAAATTAATGCCGATTGCTGAAAAACATAATGTAACTCTGGTGATGGAATTGCTGAACAGCAAAGTGAATCACAAAGATTATATGTGTGACAATACGGCTTGGGGAGCTGGTTTATGCGAAATGGTTGGATCTGAAAAATTCAAACTTTTGTATGACATTTACCATATGCAAATTATGGAAGGTGACGTAATAGCAACGATCAGAAAGTACCACAAATACATCGCTCACTATCACACAGGTGGTGTTCCCGGAAGAAATGAAATTGATGAAACGCAGGAATTATATTACCCTGCTATTATGAAAGCGATTACTGAAACCGGCTACAAAGGTTTTGTTGGACAGGAATTTGTGCCAAGCCGGAAAGATGATATCGCTTCTTTAAAGCAAGGCGTGACGATTTGTGATATTGCCTAA
- a CDS encoding carbon-nitrogen hydrolase family protein, producing MIIAAAQTIPKENIEKNLVDHYRLINLAAEYGVNLMLFPELSISGYERELAESLEFIPNDPRLDELRNLSAQKNIIIIAGAPVRLVSQLFIGAFIFHPDGREKIYTKQYLHDGEEIFFTPGENDSLQIIVENEAFSVAICADITNPAHALKAASLNSTIYLASIFYTPNGISEGYKNLQGYATEFSMNVLMSNFGGPSYGFESAGKSGFWNNKGDLIESFEGTGEGLLLVRKTEKSWEAEIVKSSDL from the coding sequence ATGATTATCGCCGCAGCACAGACAATTCCGAAGGAGAATATTGAAAAGAATCTGGTTGATCATTACAGATTGATCAATTTGGCTGCGGAATACGGTGTAAATCTTATGCTATTTCCTGAGCTGTCAATCTCGGGATATGAACGTGAATTAGCTGAAAGTCTTGAATTTATTCCGAATGATCCAAGGCTGGATGAATTGAGAAATCTTTCTGCACAGAAAAATATTATTATCATAGCCGGAGCTCCTGTCCGTCTTGTATCTCAGTTATTTATTGGAGCATTTATTTTTCATCCTGATGGCCGGGAGAAAATTTATACCAAGCAATATCTTCATGATGGAGAGGAAATTTTCTTCACACCAGGAGAGAATGACAGTCTGCAAATAATCGTTGAAAATGAGGCATTTTCTGTTGCAATTTGTGCCGATATTACAAATCCTGCTCATGCTCTCAAAGCGGCTTCGCTGAATAGTACTATTTATCTAGCCAGTATTTTTTATACACCCAATGGCATTTCAGAAGGTTATAAAAATTTGCAGGGATACGCCACAGAGTTTTCAATGAATGTTCTGATGTCTAATTTTGGTGGACCGTCTTATGGATTTGAGTCTGCGGGAAAAAGTGGATTTTGGAATAATAAGGGAGATTTAATCGAAAGTTTTGAAGGCACCGGGGAAGGTTTGTTGCTCGTCCGTAAAACTGAAAAATCCTGGGAAGCTGAGATTGTAAAATCTTCTGACTTATGA
- a CDS encoding efflux RND transporter periplasmic adaptor subunit: MKNFFKYGWLFGVLLIACEKKENKSAPVENVEPKISENGARIEFPKAESVKFFKTETIGSSSLTADITAPATVSATVVKSNEGASQNIVLFQNPELAGSYTQLIQHLITINQIQNVNIKQRKIELGRVQDLQAHGAATGKDLLDAQTAMAMEETNLNNERAALIEHETKLKEGGFQAELLRKAKAGTAYITCDIPENDVSKIKSGSQCILQFTAFPNEKFTGKIDNVADMVDPATRMIKLRVSLNNSDNKLKAGMFGTLMFGVSEGKNISVSKDAIITIQGKNYVFVKDGTSTFKRKEVNIGDQVGDRIIVFSGLNNDDSIAIKGVMQLKGLSFGY; encoded by the coding sequence ATGAAGAATTTTTTTAAATACGGCTGGCTTTTTGGTGTTCTGCTTATTGCCTGCGAGAAAAAGGAAAACAAATCAGCCCCTGTCGAAAACGTTGAGCCCAAGATATCTGAGAACGGCGCGAGAATAGAATTTCCAAAGGCAGAAAGCGTAAAGTTTTTTAAAACAGAAACCATTGGAAGCAGCTCGCTTACTGCGGATATTACTGCCCCGGCAACAGTTTCAGCCACTGTTGTAAAATCAAATGAAGGTGCGTCACAGAATATCGTTTTGTTCCAAAATCCTGAACTGGCGGGAAGTTACACCCAGTTGATTCAGCATTTGATTACTATAAACCAAATCCAAAACGTCAACATAAAACAAAGAAAAATTGAACTTGGAAGAGTTCAGGATTTGCAGGCACATGGCGCTGCAACCGGAAAGGATTTGCTTGATGCCCAGACTGCTATGGCAATGGAGGAGACAAATCTTAACAACGAAAGAGCTGCTCTGATAGAACATGAAACGAAGCTGAAAGAAGGTGGATTTCAGGCTGAATTGCTGCGTAAGGCAAAAGCGGGAACTGCGTATATCACCTGTGATATACCTGAAAACGATGTTAGCAAAATTAAGAGTGGTAGCCAGTGCATTTTGCAGTTCACAGCGTTCCCAAATGAGAAGTTTACAGGGAAAATTGACAACGTTGCAGATATGGTTGATCCGGCTACACGAATGATCAAATTGCGTGTTAGCCTTAATAATTCGGATAACAAATTGAAAGCCGGAATGTTTGGAACACTGATGTTTGGTGTGAGCGAAGGAAAAAATATCAGCGTGAGCAAGGATGCTATTATTACAATTCAAGGTAAGAATTATGTATTTGTAAAAGATGGTACTTCTACTTTCAAACGGAAGGAGGTAAATATTGGCGACCAGGTTGGTGACAGAATTATTGTTTTTTCAGGTTTGAATAATGATGATTCGATTGCAATTAAAGGTGTTATGCAGTTGAAAGGACTTTCTTTCGGTTATTAA
- a CDS encoding DUF190 domain-containing protein — protein sequence MLQAQIFIGKDQFFREQPLYEYIMQLLLKQKIRGATVFVGRLGYDESKHLNRPFDLFSFDETPILITFIDEEENVKSALTELRKEVKSGFIITNHVDKWN from the coding sequence ATGCTACAAGCACAGATATTTATCGGGAAAGATCAGTTTTTCCGGGAGCAGCCCCTGTACGAATATATTATGCAACTGCTGCTTAAGCAGAAAATTCGGGGAGCCACAGTTTTTGTTGGCCGACTGGGCTATGATGAAAGCAAGCATCTTAACCGACCGTTTGATCTTTTCAGTTTCGATGAGACGCCGATTTTGATCACCTTCATTGATGAAGAAGAAAATGTAAAATCGGCTTTGACAGAACTTCGGAAAGAAGTGAAAAGCGGATTTATTATTACCAATCACGTAGATAAGTGGAATTAG
- a CDS encoding TolC family protein, which yields MQFRGVIITAIVILFWIFEPAAAQTKYSLQQALQAAKINNPNLKREQFNVNIAQADIVTANLRPNPVLNNQSLQLIKQSKFPDNTSWANHLNRQVWWQVTKPFQMPELRRNKIEYANQNVILNQKAYTETERNLFQDVANKWLDVWSARKQLDILNIAKSNIDTLVNTNRVRLKNQVITTTDLARTELLANQYNVQMRTADQNYKNELVNLKFLMGIADEISVDTTDNFLFAFPSNIDDLLQDALQSRSDIQTLKSTINVANSNIKLQKSLALPVPELGAIFNPQNGAPYAGIYGTIAIPLFSRNQGEIKKSNVLKQQAEQDLVATQSLIQSEITTAFSSYQTQKQNLQNFTSLLGQSQTILNNVKYSYLHGGTTIIDFLEAQRSWLDTQQQYYETLQLYRQSYIKLLYASGIINQIAQ from the coding sequence ATGCAGTTCAGAGGAGTAATAATCACCGCCATCGTTATATTGTTTTGGATTTTTGAACCGGCTGCCGCCCAGACAAAATATAGTTTGCAACAAGCTTTGCAGGCAGCCAAAATAAATAATCCCAATCTGAAAAGGGAACAATTTAATGTAAATATTGCTCAGGCAGATATTGTTACAGCAAATTTACGTCCAAATCCCGTTCTGAATAATCAGTCTTTGCAGCTTATCAAGCAATCTAAATTTCCGGACAATACCAGCTGGGCCAATCATTTGAACCGCCAGGTTTGGTGGCAGGTGACCAAGCCTTTTCAGATGCCGGAATTGAGAAGAAACAAGATTGAGTATGCCAATCAGAACGTAATTCTGAATCAAAAAGCGTACACAGAAACGGAACGTAATTTATTCCAGGACGTCGCTAACAAATGGCTGGATGTCTGGTCGGCACGCAAACAGCTTGATATATTGAATATTGCAAAAAGTAATATTGATACTTTGGTCAATACGAATAGAGTTCGTCTGAAAAATCAGGTAATTACAACAACTGATCTTGCACGGACGGAGCTTTTAGCCAATCAGTACAATGTTCAGATGAGAACGGCTGATCAGAATTATAAAAATGAGCTTGTTAATCTGAAATTTCTAATGGGAATTGCTGATGAGATCAGCGTTGATACAACAGATAATTTCCTTTTTGCATTTCCGTCAAATATCGACGATCTTTTGCAGGACGCGTTACAATCAAGAAGTGATATCCAGACTTTGAAGTCGACAATTAATGTTGCCAATTCCAACATTAAATTGCAAAAATCACTTGCCCTACCCGTTCCGGAATTGGGCGCGATTTTTAACCCGCAAAATGGCGCACCTTATGCCGGTATTTATGGAACAATTGCAATTCCGTTATTTTCAAGAAATCAGGGTGAAATCAAAAAGTCGAACGTGTTGAAACAACAGGCAGAACAGGATCTGGTTGCGACACAATCCCTGATACAAAGTGAAATCACAACTGCTTTCAGCAGTTATCAAACACAAAAGCAAAATCTGCAAAATTTCACCAGCCTTCTTGGCCAGTCCCAGACGATTTTAAATAATGTGAAATACTCTTATTTACACGGAGGAACAACTATTATTGATTTTCTGGAAGCACAAAGAAGCTGGCTTGATACACAGCAACAATATTATGAAACCTTACAATTATACCGTCAGAGCTATATCAAACTCTTGTACGCATCTGGCATAATCAATCAAATCGCGCAATAA
- a CDS encoding hydroxypyruvate isomerase family protein, producing MKSKTNRRNVLKKMIAGAGLSALPLSVTGVFAASDKALGAELKGKINHSVCKWCYSKIPLETFAQECQKIGLKSIELLGPEEWPILKKYGLTCALPNGAGMGIEKGFNDPKNHDALIKSYEEIFPKIHEAGYTSVICFSGNRNGMSDIDGMRNCAEGLKRLIPSAEKYNVTLIMELLNSKVNHRDYMCDHTAWGAGLCEMIGSEKFKLLYDIYHMQIMEGDVIATIKKYHKYIGHYHTGGVPGRNEIDETQELYYPAIMKAIVDTGFKGFVAQEFIPSRKDDIASLKQGVTICDIA from the coding sequence ATGAAATCAAAAACGAACAGACGAAACGTGTTAAAAAAAATGATAGCAGGAGCCGGTCTTTCAGCTTTACCCTTATCGGTTACGGGCGTCTTTGCAGCATCTGACAAAGCGCTTGGTGCCGAATTAAAAGGAAAAATAAATCATTCGGTTTGCAAATGGTGTTATTCCAAAATTCCATTGGAAACCTTTGCCCAGGAATGTCAGAAAATTGGTTTGAAATCAATAGAGCTTTTAGGTCCAGAAGAATGGCCGATTTTGAAAAAATACGGACTGACTTGTGCCTTACCAAACGGGGCAGGAATGGGTATTGAAAAAGGATTTAACGATCCCAAAAACCATGATGCGCTGATAAAAAGTTACGAAGAGATTTTTCCGAAAATTCACGAAGCGGGCTATACAAGTGTTATTTGTTTTTCGGGTAACCGTAACGGAATGTCGGATATTGACGGCATGAGAAATTGCGCAGAAGGTTTGAAACGCCTGATTCCCTCAGCTGAAAAATACAATGTCACGCTCATCATGGAACTGCTGAATAGCAAAGTCAACCACAGAGATTATATGTGCGATCACACAGCCTGGGGCGCTGGACTTTGTGAAATGATCGGTTCTGAAAAATTCAAACTGCTTTACGATATCTACCACATGCAAATTATGGAAGGCGACGTAATTGCAACGATTAAAAAGTATCATAAATACATCGGACACTATCACACGGGTGGTGTTCCGGGCAGAAATGAAATTGACGAAACACAGGAGCTATATTATCCTGCAATCATGAAAGCAATCGTGGATACGGGCTTCAAAGGCTTTGTGGCTCAGGAATTTATACCAAGCCGGAAAGACGATATTGCTTCGCTGAAACAGGGTGTTACGATTTGTGATATTGCTTAA